From Coturnix japonica isolate 7356 chromosome 1, Coturnix japonica 2.1, whole genome shotgun sequence, the proteins below share one genomic window:
- the CHST10 gene encoding carbohydrate sulfotransferase 10: MSDNMHHQWLLLAACFWVIFMFMVASKFITLTFKDPDGYGAKQEPLILTAVTKVEEARVPEEKHWTKEFQPTGKAFTGNLLHHPLVHMERLELLRNVCRDTALRNLSHTAVSKFVLDRIFVCDKHKILFCQTPKVGNTQWKKVLIVLNGAYSSIDEIPESIVHDHEKNGLPRLSSFSDSEIKKRLNLYFKFFIVRDPFERLISAFKDKFVHNPRFEPWYRHEIAPSIIRKYRRNRMETKGLQFEDFVRYLGDPNHRWLDVQFGDHIIHWVTYVELCAPCEITYSVIGHHETLEDDAPYILKAAGIDRLVSYPTIPPGITVYNKTKVERYFSGISKRDIRRLYARFEGDFKLFGYREPDFLLN; this comes from the exons ATGTCTGACAACATGCACCACCAGTGGCTGCTTCTAGCTGCATGCTTTTGGGTGATATTCATGTTCATGGTTGCCAGCAAGTTTATCACACTGACTTTTAAAGATCCAGATG gcTATGGTGCCAAACAAGAGCCATTAATACTGACAGCTGTGACAAAAGTGGAGGAGGCACGTGTGCCAGAGGAAAAGCATTGGACTAAAGAATTCCAG CCAACTGGAAAAGCTTTTACTGGAAATCTGCTACACCATCCCCTGGTTCATATGGAAAGACTTGAGCTTCTCCGGAATGTCTGCAGAGACACTGCATTGAGAAATCTCTCTCACACTGCAGTTTCCAAGTTCGTCTTGGACCGAATATTTGTGTGTGACAAGCACAAGATCCTGTTTTGTCAGACACCGAAAGTGGGCAACACTCAGTGGAAAAAAGTCCTGATCGTTTTAAATG GAGCATATTCTTCCATAGATGAGATCCCCGAAAGCATTGTACATGACCATGAGAAGAATGGCCTTCCACGCCTGTCCTCCTTCAGTGactctgaaattaaaaagcG ACTGAATTTATACTTCAAGTTTTTTATCGTTAGAGATCCATTTGAAAGacttatttctgcatttaaagaCAAGTTTGTGCACAATCCTCGCTTTGAGCCTTGGTACCGACACGAAATTGCTCCCAGCATCATTCGTAAGTACAGGAGAAATCGCATGGAGACCAAAGGGCTGCAGTTTGAGGATTTTGTGCGCTATCTGGGTGACCCCAACCACCGATGGCTGGATGTCCAGTTTGGTGATCACATCATTCACTGGGTAACCTATGTGGAGCTCTGTGCCCCCTGCGAAATCACGTACAGTGTGATTGGACACCATGAAACCCTGGAGGACGATGCTCCCTACATTTTGAAAGCAGCCGGCATAGACCGTCTGGTATCGTACCCCACGATCCCACCTGGCATCACAGtgtacaacaaaacaaaagtagaGAGGTATTTTTCAGGAATCAGCAAGAGAGACATAAGGCGCCTGTATGCTCGGTTTGAAGGCGATTTTAAACTCTTTGGGTATCGGGAGCCAGATTTCTTGCTTAACTGA